In one Magnetococcus sp. PR-3 genomic region, the following are encoded:
- a CDS encoding response regulator, whose amino-acid sequence MGLNATKVLLITDTPMLNKIISSAVADDERFNVEELSSDSDGFFEQIVEIVPDLVFLRTELKGTNGIQVCESIKRHKLLGKCTKVVFLSGNPQIREQAIQHRADQFLTLPFQKDDVVQLVDLLVPPVPTVLYVEDSDLFHRVVVPPLREEGFHVVEAWDGREALTLVDTADVDIIVSDVEMPEMDGLTLCHNVRSTMVQDIPILLLTSQTSEEAIAKGFDAGADDYLAKPVVVPELVSRIRRLLSSSAEAERPERILVVDDSEMIRTTLRNALTAQGFRVDEAEDGLQGLGMVMKNNYSLVISDYEMPNLDGLEMCVRIRGSENKQRANLPIVFVTTRDSKADMVKIRSIGIQAFISKPFVGDRVVAEVERVLADRRLEQQRASFRNYLSHLSHHKIVDLYDDEGGVSDDQFRTLLYLDIVGFGQICRSLNAKDLVTFLNRYFDLVCEVMVKHNATVDKLINDGLYVSFDRQDDGAHRAVTAACKLVEALPKIHSETGQTFKVRIGINAGRIVLGNIGSHYRDRNFTVIGDNVELAYQAARSDKEGNQVVITESVRKLLDEKLEVREYGTQDIHGESAMPLFVVDKLNEAYND is encoded by the coding sequence ATGGGTCTCAATGCCACCAAGGTTCTATTAATTACTGACACGCCCATGCTCAATAAAATCATCTCATCCGCTGTGGCGGATGATGAGCGGTTTAATGTTGAGGAACTCTCTTCGGATAGTGATGGTTTTTTTGAGCAGATTGTTGAAATTGTGCCGGATCTCGTGTTCTTACGCACAGAGTTGAAAGGTACCAATGGTATTCAGGTTTGTGAGTCCATTAAGCGCCATAAACTTCTTGGGAAATGCACGAAGGTTGTCTTTCTTTCCGGTAATCCTCAAATTCGTGAACAAGCCATTCAGCACCGCGCCGATCAATTTTTGACCTTACCCTTTCAAAAGGATGATGTGGTTCAGCTGGTTGACCTTTTGGTCCCACCTGTACCGACGGTGTTGTATGTGGAAGATAGTGACCTGTTCCACCGCGTGGTTGTACCACCTTTGCGTGAAGAGGGGTTTCATGTTGTTGAAGCCTGGGATGGTCGTGAAGCACTGACGTTGGTTGATACCGCAGACGTTGATATCATTGTGAGTGACGTGGAAATGCCGGAAATGGATGGGTTAACGCTTTGCCATAACGTGCGTTCGACAATGGTTCAAGATATCCCCATTCTGTTGCTTACCTCACAGACCTCTGAGGAGGCCATTGCCAAAGGGTTTGATGCCGGAGCAGATGATTATTTGGCTAAGCCTGTGGTGGTCCCTGAGTTGGTATCCCGTATTCGCAGGCTGTTGAGCTCTAGTGCGGAAGCGGAACGTCCCGAGCGTATCTTGGTTGTAGACGACTCAGAGATGATTCGTACCACCTTGCGTAATGCCCTAACGGCCCAGGGATTCCGGGTTGATGAAGCTGAAGATGGTTTGCAAGGTTTGGGGATGGTTATGAAAAATAACTATAGCCTTGTGATCTCTGACTATGAGATGCCCAATCTTGATGGACTTGAGATGTGTGTGCGGATCCGAGGTAGTGAAAACAAGCAGCGCGCTAATCTGCCCATTGTTTTTGTGACCACACGGGATTCAAAAGCAGACATGGTGAAAATCCGTTCCATTGGCATTCAGGCCTTTATCTCTAAGCCATTTGTTGGTGACCGGGTTGTCGCTGAAGTTGAGCGGGTTTTGGCCGATCGTCGTTTGGAGCAGCAGCGTGCTTCCTTCCGCAACTACCTCAGTCACCTCTCTCACCATAAAATTGTTGACCTTTATGACGATGAGGGTGGGGTTTCTGATGATCAGTTCCGTACGCTGCTCTATCTGGATATTGTTGGTTTTGGGCAGATTTGCCGTAGCCTCAATGCCAAAGATCTAGTCACGTTCTTAAACCGTTATTTTGATCTGGTTTGTGAAGTTATGGTTAAGCATAACGCAACAGTGGATAAGCTGATTAATGATGGTTTGTATGTGTCGTTTGATCGGCAAGATGATGGCGCGCATCGTGCGGTGACGGCTGCTTGTAAGTTGGTAGAAGCCTTGCCTAAGATCCATAGTGAAACAGGCCAGACCTTTAAAGTGCGTATTGGTATTAATGCAGGTCGGATTGTGTTGGGTAACATTGGTAGCCACTACCGTGATCGTAACTTTACGGTGATTGGGGATAATGTCGAGTTGGCCTACCAAGCTGCCCGCTCTGATAAAGAGGGCAACCAGGTTGTGATTACAGAATCTGTACGCAAACTACTGGATGAAAAGCTGGAAGTTCGTGAGTATGGCACCCAAGATATTCATGGTGAGAGTGCCATGCCGCTGTTTGTTGTGGATAAGCTAAACGAAGCATACAACGATTAG
- a CDS encoding UDP-glucuronic acid decarboxylase family protein encodes MRGHKRKHILVTGGAGFLGSHLCERLLNEGHEVICVDNFFTGDRDNILPISEHPRFEFIRHDITLPIYLEVDEIYNLACPASPIHYQVDPVQTTKTSVHGAINMLGLAKRVGAKIFQASTSEVYGDPSVHPQVESYWGNVNPIGPRACYDEGKRCAETLFFDYHRQHNLRIRVARIFNTYGPRMHPNDGRVVSNFIVQALKGDPITLFGEGQQTRSFCYVDDLIEGFVRFMNTDDDVAGPINLGNPKEFTIQQLAELVLELTGAKSQLIHKPLPQDDPQQRQPNISLAKQHLDWQPNIELREGLTHTIRYFESLLSKGDL; translated from the coding sequence GTGCGCGGACATAAACGTAAGCATATCTTAGTAACCGGTGGAGCTGGTTTTTTGGGGTCTCATCTGTGTGAACGGTTGCTTAATGAAGGTCATGAAGTGATCTGTGTGGATAATTTTTTCACAGGTGATCGTGATAACATTCTCCCCATCTCTGAACATCCAAGGTTTGAGTTTATTCGCCATGACATCACCTTGCCTATTTATTTAGAGGTTGATGAAATCTACAACTTGGCTTGCCCAGCGTCCCCCATTCACTATCAGGTTGATCCGGTGCAAACCACCAAAACCAGTGTTCATGGTGCGATCAATATGCTGGGATTGGCTAAACGGGTTGGGGCCAAAATCTTTCAAGCGTCAACCAGTGAAGTTTATGGCGATCCGTCGGTACATCCTCAAGTGGAATCCTATTGGGGAAATGTAAACCCCATTGGGCCACGTGCTTGTTATGATGAAGGTAAGCGGTGTGCTGAGACGCTCTTTTTTGATTACCACCGTCAACATAACCTCCGTATTCGTGTCGCACGAATTTTTAATACTTATGGTCCCCGTATGCACCCCAATGATGGACGGGTGGTATCCAACTTTATTGTTCAGGCTTTAAAGGGTGACCCTATTACGTTGTTTGGTGAAGGGCAGCAAACCCGATCTTTCTGCTATGTGGATGATTTGATCGAGGGTTTTGTGCGCTTTATGAATACGGATGATGATGTGGCTGGGCCCATTAACCTTGGTAACCCTAAAGAGTTTACCATTCAGCAGTTGGCTGAACTGGTGCTTGAGTTAACAGGCGCGAAGTCACAATTAATACATAAGCCTTTACCACAGGATGACCCTCAGCAGAGACAGCCCAATATCAGCTTAGCCAAACAACATTTGGATTGGCAGCCCAATATTGAGTTGCGTGAAGGTCTTACCCATACGATCCGCTATTTTGAAAGCTTGCTGAGTAAAGGTGATTTGTAA
- a CDS encoding Crp/Fnr family transcriptional regulator, whose translation MQAWRQQVFQEPVFSQSPIFTSLTTQQQAYLEPHVERIALEKKGVLFHEGGQANNFYVLRKGLIKLFRLSENGTEKVLEIIRPGENIALALMFLNRPAYPVTAEALQASEVYQLPNAPFMEMLHQSQETCFRIMGSLSVRMHMLVAEIESLSLKNAPQRFIDYVMNRVDAEMLARNQGTVSLGVPKHVLASKLSIKPESLSRLMRRLSDEGLIRVERTDIHILDCRSLRDAYYSLGDNR comes from the coding sequence ATGCAAGCGTGGCGTCAACAGGTTTTTCAAGAGCCGGTTTTTTCACAAAGTCCGATCTTTACATCGTTGACCACCCAACAGCAGGCCTACCTAGAGCCCCATGTGGAACGCATTGCACTGGAGAAAAAAGGTGTGTTGTTTCATGAGGGGGGGCAAGCTAATAACTTTTACGTGTTGCGTAAAGGTTTAATCAAGCTTTTCCGTCTCTCAGAAAATGGCACAGAAAAAGTGCTAGAGATCATCCGTCCGGGTGAAAATATTGCACTTGCTCTGATGTTCCTCAACCGGCCGGCCTATCCTGTTACAGCGGAAGCGCTGCAAGCCAGTGAAGTTTATCAATTACCCAATGCGCCATTTATGGAGATGTTGCACCAATCTCAGGAGACCTGTTTCCGTATTATGGGTTCTCTATCTGTACGTATGCATATGTTGGTGGCAGAGATTGAAAGTCTGAGTTTAAAAAATGCCCCTCAGCGCTTTATTGATTATGTTATGAACCGCGTGGATGCTGAGATGCTGGCCCGCAACCAAGGAACAGTATCATTGGGTGTTCCCAAACATGTTCTAGCTTCCAAGCTCTCAATTAAGCCTGAGTCTCTTTCTCGTTTAATGCGCCGACTGAGTGATGAAGGGTTGATACGTGTGGAGCGTACAGATATTCATATTCTTGACTGTCGCTCTCTGCGAGATGCCTATTACAGCCTTGGCGATAACCGATAA
- a CDS encoding SEL1-like repeat protein, with amino-acid sequence MMLWPHGVKLPSDRTTLLRLANQGFRRAQFFMGLYLDYGIGGKAQPFEAFQWYSRAAGQGSLWASIKLGDLYFRGRGTARDSQKAQQWYKRAADAGQPVGHLAMAMVQIRGVADKSDWAKALKHLNKGVVAGLPEAHTALCLLGVRHVVASELPASQTENHCRRAVDAGQPFAAFLMAQWLEEQLTETNASPLKKKVAYWYERAASMPVITIDAKPQAQMLWQERFPISWIEVMEPLVSANRASVPRAAYRTGLSLVNHGQSTQAKSRGVRWLQKAAEHGDANAQFRLGLAYAQGQGVIRNQEQAIYWYTLASEQGEAAAQFNLALLYYQGDRIDRDFHKARQWFEKASEQGDGQARDHLGDIYRHGRGTPIDIAQAMKWYRYAAEQENVYALTSLGDLYQGGEGVSANASEAARWYRKAADLNHAPAQGNLADLLRQGLGVEKDLFKAAMWYEKAAKQGDVVSQNWLGTLYLEGDGVDKNPEQAVYWYGRAADQGYAFAQNNLAVLLRDGHGIKKDLKRARKLFLFAAKQNNADAQNSLGVLYEQGLGGKTDTVEAAAWYRKAIQNGNKGARFNLGMLYYRSRQFGSLDEALKLLEDARALGLMQAQTALARIYLTQKSARYNASLGKRYLREAAEQGSADAQALLGVLLTFNTPLKQNYPEAVQWLKKGAEGGSSEAQFHLGYMLHLGIGVAPNTRRAVFWYKKAAGQGFAEAANNLGTLYFQGNGVDRDVYKAVQWYKRGAKLGHVPAWHNLGNHYRHGIGVGVDARVARRYFEKAHQAGFVPSKLALGEMLEKGEGGSASLKRAEGLFGVVARAGNMDGKYRLARLYLTHGPKAKRSYAMRLLKKTARMGHPTAQYGLAAHYLKESDLEAEVTDKIKQAYTLLLASRRGGIAEADALLQKLDNKLPETIRKGLIHAFESDKAEL; translated from the coding sequence ATGATGCTGTGGCCACACGGCGTCAAACTCCCTTCCGATCGCACGACTCTACTGCGGCTAGCCAACCAAGGCTTTCGTCGTGCTCAATTCTTTATGGGGCTTTATCTGGATTATGGTATCGGCGGCAAAGCTCAGCCCTTTGAGGCTTTTCAATGGTACAGCCGTGCGGCAGGACAGGGGAGCCTTTGGGCATCCATTAAACTAGGCGATCTCTATTTCCGGGGGCGTGGTACCGCTCGAGATAGCCAAAAGGCTCAGCAGTGGTACAAGCGAGCTGCCGATGCAGGGCAGCCTGTCGGGCACTTGGCCATGGCCATGGTGCAGATACGCGGTGTTGCGGATAAAAGTGATTGGGCCAAGGCCTTAAAACACCTCAATAAAGGGGTGGTTGCTGGTCTGCCGGAAGCCCATACAGCATTATGTCTACTGGGGGTGCGACATGTCGTCGCTTCTGAACTCCCTGCCTCTCAAACAGAAAATCACTGCCGACGTGCTGTGGACGCTGGCCAACCCTTTGCCGCTTTTTTAATGGCACAATGGCTAGAAGAACAGCTTACGGAAACCAATGCATCCCCCTTAAAGAAAAAAGTCGCTTATTGGTATGAGCGCGCGGCGTCAATGCCGGTCATAACCATTGACGCTAAGCCCCAGGCTCAGATGTTATGGCAAGAACGGTTCCCCATCTCCTGGATTGAAGTGATGGAGCCTTTGGTTAGTGCCAACCGGGCGAGTGTGCCCCGCGCCGCTTACCGTACTGGTTTATCGTTGGTAAACCATGGGCAGAGTACCCAAGCTAAAAGTCGTGGTGTCCGTTGGTTACAAAAAGCGGCTGAACATGGTGATGCAAACGCACAATTCCGCTTAGGGCTGGCCTATGCCCAAGGCCAAGGTGTTATCCGTAATCAGGAGCAGGCTATCTATTGGTACACCCTGGCTTCGGAGCAAGGGGAAGCGGCCGCTCAATTCAATCTGGCATTGCTCTATTACCAGGGTGATCGGATTGATCGTGATTTTCATAAGGCACGACAGTGGTTCGAAAAAGCATCGGAACAAGGGGATGGCCAAGCACGGGATCATCTTGGGGATATCTATCGGCATGGTCGAGGAACGCCCATTGATATAGCCCAAGCCATGAAGTGGTACCGTTATGCGGCAGAGCAAGAAAATGTCTACGCATTAACCTCTTTAGGTGATCTGTACCAGGGTGGAGAAGGGGTTAGTGCCAATGCCTCAGAGGCTGCTCGTTGGTACCGTAAAGCGGCGGATTTAAACCACGCACCTGCTCAAGGCAACTTGGCTGATCTACTTCGCCAAGGTCTTGGTGTGGAGAAAGATCTCTTCAAGGCAGCTATGTGGTATGAAAAAGCTGCCAAACAAGGCGATGTGGTTTCACAGAACTGGCTAGGGACCCTTTACCTGGAAGGGGATGGTGTTGATAAGAACCCTGAACAGGCTGTCTACTGGTATGGCAGGGCTGCTGATCAGGGTTATGCTTTTGCACAAAACAATTTGGCGGTCTTACTGCGTGATGGGCATGGAATAAAAAAAGACCTTAAACGTGCACGCAAACTCTTTCTCTTCGCTGCTAAGCAGAACAATGCAGATGCACAAAATAGTCTGGGTGTGTTGTATGAACAGGGGCTCGGTGGCAAAACGGATACAGTTGAAGCCGCGGCTTGGTACCGAAAAGCGATTCAAAATGGTAATAAAGGCGCACGTTTCAACTTAGGTATGCTCTATTACCGCAGCCGTCAATTTGGTAGCTTAGATGAAGCGCTAAAACTTCTTGAAGACGCGCGTGCATTGGGGTTAATGCAGGCTCAAACAGCATTGGCCAGGATCTACCTTACACAAAAAAGTGCGCGCTATAACGCCAGTTTAGGTAAGCGATACCTGCGAGAAGCTGCCGAGCAAGGTAGCGCAGATGCCCAGGCTCTACTGGGGGTGCTTTTAACCTTTAACACGCCCTTAAAGCAAAATTATCCCGAAGCGGTGCAATGGCTAAAAAAAGGTGCCGAGGGTGGTAGCTCTGAGGCACAGTTTCATCTTGGATATATGCTTCACCTAGGTATTGGTGTGGCTCCAAACACCCGTCGTGCTGTGTTTTGGTATAAAAAAGCAGCCGGACAGGGGTTTGCGGAAGCAGCCAATAACCTTGGGACACTCTATTTTCAGGGGAATGGTGTTGACCGGGATGTGTACAAGGCTGTGCAGTGGTACAAGCGTGGTGCCAAACTCGGACATGTGCCAGCTTGGCATAATCTAGGTAACCACTACCGGCATGGTATTGGTGTGGGCGTGGATGCACGGGTTGCCAGACGTTACTTTGAAAAAGCGCACCAGGCAGGATTTGTTCCTTCCAAGTTAGCACTGGGTGAAATGCTGGAAAAAGGTGAAGGTGGATCGGCCTCACTCAAACGTGCTGAAGGTCTGTTTGGGGTCGTGGCTCGTGCGGGCAATATGGATGGTAAATACCGCTTAGCCCGCCTGTATTTAACCCATGGTCCAAAGGCTAAACGAAGTTATGCCATGCGCCTACTTAAGAAAACAGCACGAATGGGGCATCCGACGGCCCAATATGGTTTGGCGGCCCATTACCTGAAAGAGTCTGATCTAGAGGCTGAGGTAACGGATAAAATTAAGCAAGCTTATACCCTATTGTTGGCCAGTCGACGTGGAGGCATTGCAGAAGCCGATGCACTTTTGCAAAAGCTGGATAACAAGCTGCCAGAGACGATTCGTAAGGGTTTGATCCACGCATTTGAAAGTGATAAAGCAGAATTATAA
- a CDS encoding alpha/beta hydrolase has product MRFQPLSQLITLLVVLLLPSWGETAGKDVSLSYNGIELNAHFLKSPETAHKDVAFLMVHGTLAHNRMEMIASTQSLLEEAGWNSLAINLSLGISNRHGSYKCEHPHRHTHEEAVGEISAWVQWLKHQGIRKIVLLGHSRGGSQVAWYLTEQVDPVIRGAVLVAPSTWSMKKAMLSYKERFNGDLMTWLGKALLFSKQSVSRDALIQPPGFIYCKDAKVTPRSFVSYYKADPRKDTPNLLKHIAVPTLIAVGSEDRVVADLLPTLQSSKLSKNFKLSIIDGAGHFFPDLDGDTLAEEIVNFVDPLFTQ; this is encoded by the coding sequence ATGCGCTTTCAGCCCCTGTCCCAACTTATAACACTTCTTGTTGTCCTGCTCCTTCCCTCCTGGGGAGAAACAGCCGGCAAAGATGTCTCACTCTCCTATAACGGAATTGAGCTCAATGCCCACTTTCTTAAATCACCTGAGACCGCTCATAAAGATGTCGCCTTTCTCATGGTTCACGGTACATTAGCGCACAACCGCATGGAGATGATTGCGTCCACCCAATCTCTATTGGAAGAGGCAGGATGGAACAGCCTGGCGATTAATTTAAGCCTAGGTATTAGCAACCGCCATGGCAGCTATAAGTGTGAGCATCCTCACCGGCATACCCATGAAGAGGCCGTCGGAGAAATTAGCGCTTGGGTACAGTGGCTTAAGCATCAGGGCATTCGTAAAATTGTCCTACTCGGGCACTCCCGTGGCGGAAGCCAAGTGGCATGGTATCTGACAGAACAGGTTGACCCCGTTATTCGAGGCGCTGTTTTGGTTGCTCCATCCACTTGGAGCATGAAAAAAGCCATGCTCAGTTATAAGGAACGGTTCAATGGGGATTTAATGACTTGGCTGGGTAAAGCACTGCTGTTTAGCAAACAGAGCGTCAGCCGAGACGCCCTCATACAGCCCCCAGGCTTTATCTATTGTAAGGATGCCAAAGTCACCCCGCGAAGCTTTGTGAGCTACTACAAAGCTGATCCACGCAAAGATACCCCCAATCTACTCAAACACATTGCCGTACCCACCTTGATTGCTGTGGGCAGTGAAGATCGTGTCGTTGCAGACCTGCTCCCAACATTACAGAGCAGCAAGCTCTCTAAGAACTTTAAACTCAGCATTATTGACGGAGCCGGGCATTTTTTCCCTGACCTTGATGGGGATACCTTGGCAGAAGAGATCGTTAACTTTGTCGACCCTCTCTTCACACAATAA
- a CDS encoding tetratricopeptide repeat protein produces the protein MGGAKPVFAESTLLKGDRIVLDGAVSKKKGAVQKLYKNALKSSKNQEKAASFMRLGHLAWHGVGQKLNTTKALEYWQKAYQLGRWDAAYLIGKHFHRPPIKQTPDLERAHVWYERAARGGHGLAMYTLWLLDRERQGGMAGSAKQWLIQSGKAGEPLAISKLSSMADMAYDGKIGGKSAVEWLILGASVGDPLSRMALIARPERDNLPSRVVLESWAEEAVRLGEWGAVALRDRFRQSPPTLEPKPTKKEDPNRMTRAQLEAALANNSKAQQKKRVKEADTSVSRVNKPPMATLPKTPLNDVVKSSAPKKIEPNVAVEDVQSTVVTTAQPAAPTLKPKVSVKPPQQASVTPTPKLVTVDGKSYEGLSWAQLMRLARRGDAEAQFRLGQSLRDESTSARSIDDGFKWLKKSAKQGHVQAQNSLGYMYSQGIGTRVDFRKALKWYGEAAKRGDALAQFNVGHMHFRGKGVKANAGSAYGWYVSSAKQGFAPAQTAVGYLLENGLGIDKSSEQSMKWYTRAARQGYGAAHNAIGRFLIGRDANNMESRRRAIMHFRLGAWEGDDVARINYDASIKGMSRAQLARIDALAKVWRDQ, from the coding sequence GTGGGCGGCGCAAAGCCTGTTTTTGCGGAATCAACACTCCTAAAAGGAGACCGCATTGTTTTAGATGGAGCGGTTTCTAAAAAAAAGGGGGCTGTGCAAAAACTGTATAAAAACGCCCTTAAGTCCAGTAAAAATCAAGAGAAAGCAGCCTCTTTTATGCGCCTTGGGCATCTGGCTTGGCATGGTGTTGGGCAAAAATTAAATACCACCAAAGCGCTGGAATACTGGCAGAAGGCTTATCAGCTAGGTCGGTGGGATGCCGCTTATCTCATTGGCAAGCATTTTCATCGCCCACCCATTAAGCAGACTCCTGATCTTGAACGGGCTCATGTTTGGTATGAGCGTGCCGCTAGGGGAGGGCACGGGTTAGCTATGTATACCCTTTGGCTTTTAGACCGGGAGCGGCAGGGGGGGATGGCAGGAAGTGCCAAACAGTGGTTGATACAAAGTGGTAAAGCGGGTGAGCCTTTAGCGATAAGCAAGCTCTCTTCAATGGCAGATATGGCTTATGATGGAAAAATTGGCGGAAAAAGTGCCGTTGAATGGTTGATCTTGGGGGCTTCGGTTGGGGATCCTCTCTCGCGTATGGCATTGATTGCACGTCCTGAACGTGACAACTTGCCCTCACGTGTTGTCTTGGAATCATGGGCTGAAGAGGCTGTTCGCTTGGGAGAGTGGGGGGCTGTGGCCCTGCGCGACCGTTTTCGTCAATCACCACCCACGCTTGAGCCGAAGCCAACAAAAAAAGAAGATCCCAACCGCATGACGCGGGCCCAACTTGAGGCTGCGTTGGCGAACAACTCCAAGGCGCAACAAAAGAAGCGTGTCAAAGAGGCCGATACTTCCGTATCAAGAGTGAATAAGCCGCCGATGGCAACTTTGCCTAAAACACCACTAAACGATGTGGTCAAAAGCTCTGCACCTAAAAAAATAGAACCTAATGTTGCAGTGGAAGATGTTCAATCGACGGTCGTCACAACAGCACAACCTGCAGCGCCCACGCTCAAACCCAAGGTATCGGTTAAACCGCCACAACAAGCATCGGTCACACCAACCCCCAAACTGGTAACGGTGGATGGTAAATCCTATGAAGGTCTTTCATGGGCTCAGTTGATGCGGTTGGCAAGACGTGGGGATGCGGAAGCGCAATTCCGCTTGGGGCAGTCTTTACGGGATGAGTCAACGTCAGCCCGTAGTATTGATGATGGTTTTAAGTGGCTAAAGAAGTCGGCGAAGCAAGGTCATGTTCAGGCACAGAACAGTCTTGGTTATATGTACTCTCAAGGTATTGGAACCCGTGTTGACTTTCGTAAAGCTCTAAAATGGTATGGAGAAGCCGCCAAACGTGGTGATGCCCTAGCCCAGTTTAATGTGGGGCATATGCATTTTCGTGGCAAAGGTGTTAAAGCCAACGCAGGTAGTGCTTATGGTTGGTATGTCAGTTCGGCCAAACAGGGGTTTGCCCCCGCACAAACGGCCGTTGGCTATCTGTTAGAGAACGGTCTTGGTATCGATAAGAGCAGCGAACAAAGTATGAAGTGGTATACCCGGGCAGCCCGTCAGGGGTATGGCGCGGCCCATAATGCCATCGGTCGCTTTTTAATTGGGCGTGATGCAAACAATATGGAATCAAGGCGACGGGCCATTATGCATTTTCGTTTAGGTGCATGGGAAGGTGATGATGTGGCGCGAATTAACTACGACGCCTCCATTAAAGGGATGTCACGTGCACAGTTGGCACGTATTGATGCCCTGGCTAAGGTATGGAGAGACCAGTAA
- a CDS encoding chemotaxis protein CheX, protein MIASSDETGHIEGRSTTRIDIEVPAILMLGNNHQMQGLTQNVSFSSVRLECRQELESRHIGEVCRIQLQLPAEEGQEWVELEARITRQEEASIAIQFTHTDTSSYRKLKGLLTRHAENPNQLIREMGRHPELSMSVVHIGFMKEELSDFITDSVNEIFIAFLAQDVDKGPTVIKQDFEQYEPPDAEATAVVNFNGALTGGIHLSAPMHVVIELANTFSGEEATNIRDPMVGDAFGELANLITGGVQTRLSSEFENINLTPPTVVFGKDYGIIYQSDLHSVKQYFMTPIGPFFVECFFAST, encoded by the coding sequence ATGATTGCTTCGTCAGATGAAACTGGACATATCGAAGGACGTTCTACCACGCGCATCGATATCGAGGTGCCTGCGATTTTGATGCTCGGTAATAACCATCAAATGCAGGGTTTGACACAGAATGTCAGTTTTTCAAGTGTACGCCTTGAGTGCAGGCAGGAGCTAGAGAGTCGCCATATCGGGGAGGTGTGTCGTATTCAGTTGCAACTCCCTGCTGAAGAGGGGCAAGAGTGGGTTGAGTTAGAGGCTAGGATTACCCGGCAAGAAGAGGCCTCTATCGCCATTCAGTTTACCCATACAGATACCAGCAGTTACCGAAAGCTAAAAGGGTTGTTGACGCGACATGCCGAAAACCCAAACCAGCTTATTCGTGAGATGGGGCGTCATCCTGAACTCTCAATGAGTGTGGTTCATATTGGCTTTATGAAAGAGGAGTTGTCCGATTTTATTACGGATTCGGTCAATGAGATCTTTATCGCCTTTTTAGCGCAAGATGTGGATAAGGGTCCTACTGTCATCAAGCAGGACTTTGAGCAGTATGAGCCACCAGATGCTGAAGCAACGGCAGTGGTCAATTTTAATGGCGCACTTACAGGGGGTATTCATCTTTCAGCCCCCATGCATGTTGTAATTGAGCTGGCCAACACGTTTAGTGGTGAAGAGGCGACCAATATTCGTGACCCTATGGTTGGTGATGCCTTCGGTGAACTGGCCAATCTGATTACCGGAGGTGTGCAAACACGTCTTTCCTCTGAGTTTGAAAATATTAACCTGACCCCTCCGACCGTCGTGTTTGGTAAAGACTATGGCATTATTTACCAGAGTGATTTGCATAGTGTGAAGCAGTATTTCATGACACCAATTGGCCCCTTCTTCGTGGAGTGTTTTTTCGCTTCTACTTAA